One window of Botrimarina mediterranea genomic DNA carries:
- the glnD gene encoding [protein-PII] uridylyltransferase gives MRASDQRNDAPQPMGPANPHARIPPYIAEAKHELQTARDKIRLAHSLGLPAVQVCARLTSAADAVVVRLWRAAAETLSSADAGRLASECVLVAHGGYGRRQLAPHSDIDLMVLHTTAGADVAETLSRRLTSELFDVGLDLGHSLRTPEQAVQLAKRDAMIATSLLESRHVIGSQPLYERFSETFRAATQRRGAAACAEFVEARRGERKKYGETVYLLEPNIKRSRGGLRDIHLLRWLWFVQLGVSDLDRVFAAGALSKFDHHRLTTARDFLLRVRNELQFGATQASDTLNRHEQLRVSAALGYQGSEALRPVEQFMRDYFRHAGFVWFLARRVSDLTTRRRTVARVIQPVLSKSITNDYRVGFGEIAATEAGRTKLATSVEEVLRMLDLARQHDAWIAQDTWYAVYRSAHDLPDDLSAAAAKRFMKALKKPAGLAEYLRRAHDLTVLERVIPAFREVRCLLQFNQYHKFTVDEHSLRAVEVAAAFAERQDTLGAAYREIGDPALLNLALLLHDVGKAREGDHSVVGEQIALETAARLGLSDEQSQRLALLVRQHLSMSHLAFRRDTSDPAVVADFAKLVGSHETLRMLFVLTCADMAAVGPGVLNDWKVNVLADLYSKTVDRLDDRDQPSDDRRSAVRTAVWDLLNADERESPLYHELFESLPESFLPTRSPGALAGVLRRLARVMSGDAPPADSVAKHGVDAWGGYEADDSTVEMVAAVANGAGRGVFSSMAGALSSKGLGILSAETALLAHDVLLLRYTAEDPNAAGNAAEANRRVRGIATAMVHSVDSTEPPKLPQVWGADKARAARALSGMPNEVRIDTSLSDDCAIIEVFTIDRAGLLYDLARTLHECDLVIRFAKIATSLDQVVDVFYVTRRDGGKPADDELLGEVSRRLMDVIEGEG, from the coding sequence AGCCAAACACGAGCTCCAAACGGCTCGCGATAAGATACGGCTTGCGCACTCGCTAGGTCTCCCGGCGGTGCAGGTCTGTGCGCGGCTCACGTCGGCCGCCGACGCGGTCGTCGTGCGGCTGTGGCGCGCGGCGGCCGAGACGCTGTCGTCCGCTGACGCCGGCAGGCTGGCCAGCGAGTGTGTGCTGGTCGCCCACGGCGGGTACGGTCGCCGGCAACTGGCGCCGCACTCCGACATCGACCTGATGGTCCTCCACACGACGGCCGGCGCCGATGTAGCGGAGACGCTCTCTCGCCGACTCACGTCGGAGCTGTTCGACGTCGGCCTCGACCTCGGCCACAGCCTCCGCACGCCCGAGCAAGCGGTCCAGCTCGCCAAGCGCGACGCGATGATCGCCACCTCGCTCTTGGAGTCGCGCCACGTCATCGGGTCGCAGCCGCTCTACGAACGGTTTAGCGAAACCTTCCGCGCAGCCACCCAGCGCCGCGGCGCCGCCGCCTGCGCCGAGTTCGTCGAAGCCCGCCGCGGCGAACGCAAGAAGTACGGAGAAACCGTCTACCTCTTGGAGCCGAACATCAAGCGTTCGCGCGGCGGGTTGCGTGACATTCATTTGTTGCGTTGGCTGTGGTTTGTGCAGCTGGGCGTCAGCGATCTCGACCGCGTCTTCGCCGCCGGGGCGTTGTCGAAGTTCGACCACCACCGGCTCACCACCGCACGCGACTTTCTGCTGCGGGTCCGCAACGAACTGCAATTCGGCGCGACACAGGCGAGCGATACGCTCAACCGCCATGAACAGCTCCGCGTCTCCGCGGCGCTCGGCTACCAGGGCAGCGAGGCGTTGCGACCGGTCGAGCAGTTCATGCGCGACTACTTCCGTCACGCCGGCTTTGTCTGGTTCCTGGCCCGCCGAGTTTCGGACCTGACGACACGCCGCCGCACCGTTGCGCGGGTGATCCAGCCGGTGTTGTCGAAGTCGATCACCAACGATTACCGCGTCGGCTTCGGCGAGATCGCCGCCACCGAGGCGGGCCGCACCAAGCTCGCGACGAGTGTCGAGGAGGTGTTGCGGATGCTCGACCTCGCGCGGCAGCACGACGCCTGGATCGCCCAGGACACCTGGTACGCCGTCTATCGCAGCGCGCACGACTTGCCGGACGACCTCTCCGCCGCGGCCGCAAAGCGATTCATGAAGGCGCTCAAGAAGCCCGCCGGCCTCGCCGAGTACTTGCGTCGCGCGCATGACCTAACGGTGCTGGAGCGAGTGATCCCCGCGTTCCGGGAGGTCCGCTGTCTGCTGCAGTTCAACCAGTACCACAAGTTCACGGTCGATGAGCACAGCCTCCGCGCCGTCGAGGTAGCCGCGGCGTTCGCCGAGCGGCAAGACACGCTCGGCGCCGCGTATCGAGAGATTGGCGACCCGGCGCTGCTGAACCTTGCGCTGCTGCTGCACGATGTCGGCAAGGCCCGCGAAGGGGACCACAGCGTCGTCGGCGAGCAGATTGCCTTGGAGACCGCCGCACGACTCGGATTGAGTGACGAGCAGTCGCAGCGCCTCGCCCTGTTGGTGCGGCAGCACCTCAGCATGTCGCATCTCGCGTTTCGCCGCGACACGAGCGACCCCGCTGTCGTCGCCGACTTCGCCAAACTCGTTGGCTCGCACGAGACGCTGCGGATGCTGTTCGTGCTCACGTGCGCGGACATGGCGGCCGTCGGACCGGGGGTGCTCAACGACTGGAAGGTCAACGTCCTGGCGGACCTCTACTCCAAGACGGTCGACCGTCTCGACGACCGCGACCAGCCGAGCGACGACCGCCGCAGCGCCGTCCGCACCGCGGTGTGGGACTTGCTCAACGCCGACGAGCGCGAGTCGCCGCTTTATCACGAGTTGTTCGAGTCCCTGCCCGAATCGTTCTTGCCGACCCGGTCGCCCGGGGCTCTGGCGGGCGTCTTGCGACGCTTGGCGCGCGTCATGTCGGGCGACGCCCCGCCGGCCGACAGCGTCGCCAAGCACGGTGTCGACGCCTGGGGCGGCTACGAAGCGGACGACTCGACCGTCGAGATGGTCGCCGCCGTCGCCAATGGCGCGGGGCGCGGCGTCTTCTCCAGCATGGCGGGCGCCCTGTCGAGCAAGGGCCTCGGCATCCTCTCCGCCGAGACCGCGCTGCTCGCGCACGATGTGCTGCTACTCCGCTACACAGCCGAAGACCCCAACGCCGCCGGCAACGCCGCCGAGGCCAACCGCCGCGTGCGCGGCATCGCCACCGCGATGGTCCACTCGGTCGACAGCACCGAACCGCCAAAGCTCCCGCAGGTCTGGGGCGCCGACAAAGCCCGCGCCGCCCGCGCGCTGTCGGGCATGCCCAACGAGGTGCGGATCGACACGTCGCTCTCCGACGACTGCGCGATCATCGAGGTCTTTACGATCGACCGCGCGGGCCTCCTGTACGACCTCGCCCGCACGCTGCACGAGTGCGACCTCGTGATCCGCTTCGCGAAGATCGCCACCTCGCTCGACCAAGTGGTCGATGTCTTCTACGTCACCCGCCGCGACGGCGGCAAACCAGCCGACGACGAGCTGTTGGGCGAGGTCAGTCGGCGGTTGATGGATGTGATTGAAGGGGAAGGGTGA